The proteins below come from a single Gimesia alba genomic window:
- a CDS encoding DUF1570 domain-containing protein — translation MKTKSVLSCISRALTVSLLCLCFPQVSCLTYAQDSTKPDSTAKPEQQLYEFTFIDAQQQTQTIQAAQVLEAQDGGVVMLTRDGRLLTATPEQLKQKKQLDQPFTPLTHAELEQQLKAEFGPDFTITHTKHFTICSQAGKRYSKWCSYLFERLYNVLHNYWDSKEQPLHDPEVPLIAVIFKDRANFEQYASQILGAGTSATHGFYSIQSNRMVLYDLTAAPNERPAFTDADILKKLRKSPFNMATIIHECTHQIAFNIGLHTRFADNPLWLTEGMATYFETPDLRSKTGWRTVGKPNPWRLTQFQNYARSRRPTNSLQTLIASDERFQNAETVLDTYAEAWAFSYFLIKTKRRLYEEYLHRIAARKPLIWSTPEERLKEFRSVFGADLRRLDQQFLKYMRQISR, via the coding sequence TTGAAAACAAAGTCAGTGCTGTCCTGCATTTCGCGTGCGCTGACTGTTTCTCTCCTCTGCCTTTGTTTCCCACAAGTAAGCTGCCTGACATACGCGCAAGATTCCACAAAACCGGACTCAACCGCAAAACCAGAACAGCAGCTCTACGAATTCACTTTCATCGACGCGCAACAACAGACGCAGACCATCCAGGCCGCTCAAGTCCTTGAAGCCCAGGATGGGGGCGTGGTGATGTTGACTCGCGACGGGCGCTTACTGACGGCGACTCCAGAACAGCTCAAACAGAAAAAACAGCTCGATCAACCGTTTACCCCTCTCACGCACGCTGAACTCGAACAGCAATTGAAAGCGGAGTTCGGCCCTGATTTCACAATCACGCATACCAAACATTTCACCATCTGCAGCCAGGCCGGAAAACGATATTCAAAATGGTGCAGTTATCTGTTCGAGCGCTTATATAACGTGCTTCACAATTACTGGGACAGCAAAGAACAGCCGCTGCACGATCCCGAAGTCCCGTTAATCGCCGTCATCTTTAAAGATCGCGCCAACTTCGAACAATACGCCAGCCAGATTCTCGGTGCAGGCACATCCGCCACGCACGGCTTTTATTCGATTCAGTCAAACCGAATGGTGCTTTATGATTTAACCGCCGCACCGAATGAACGTCCCGCGTTCACCGATGCCGACATTCTGAAAAAATTACGGAAGTCGCCGTTCAACATGGCGACCATTATCCATGAATGCACGCATCAGATCGCCTTCAATATCGGCCTGCATACCCGTTTCGCCGATAATCCACTCTGGCTCACCGAAGGCATGGCCACCTATTTCGAAACACCCGACCTGCGCAGTAAAACCGGCTGGCGCACGGTGGGCAAGCCGAATCCCTGGCGACTCACTCAATTCCAGAACTACGCCCGCTCCCGCAGACCCACCAATTCTCTGCAGACGCTGATTGCCTCTGATGAACGATTTCAGAATGCGGAAACCGTTCTCGACACGTACGCAGAAGCCTGGGCATTTTCCTACTTCCTCATCAAAACCAAACGCAGGCTATACGAAGAGTATCTGCATCGGATCGCCGCCAGAAAACCGCTCATCTGGTCCACTCCTGAAGAACGCCTCAAAGAATTTCGATCGGTGTTCGGCGCTGATCTGCGACGCCTCGATCAGCAATTTCTCAAATACATGCGACAAATCAGCCGCTAA
- a CDS encoding AI-2E family transporter: protein MSTPLQPSDEQAKVITGCLMLLSIIALAFVFYITKAVLIPFVIAIFIVTIFTPLVDLLVLKWKMPHIVAISATLLLVLSIGFLICLTLIYSTQQVIAKAETQYSEKLGIFIQSMFETVKEVESPQQKTDTEAIESAAPEISTPQTAPASDTQPVEAKKPETGWFGKMGINLNVLQDQITDYMKNALRTIAIGTMQTALNFTTTSFFVAIFVIFLLAGRNPEAVVQNVIYREIEQKIRSYISTKLIISLITSVLVGVTLSLFGLELALVFAILTFLLNFIPSIGSIIATLLPIPVAFAQFSDSPWTIAAVILIPGGIQMVIGNAIEPKIMGEGLQLHPVTVLLALSFWTLLWGPIGAILAVPITAAIRIVLMRFESGQTAGNLLAGILPGESTSVA from the coding sequence ATGTCGACTCCCCTGCAACCTTCAGATGAACAAGCCAAGGTGATCACTGGCTGCTTAATGCTGCTCTCCATCATCGCGCTCGCGTTTGTGTTTTACATTACGAAAGCAGTCTTGATTCCGTTCGTCATTGCTATTTTCATCGTCACCATTTTTACCCCTTTGGTCGATTTACTTGTCTTGAAATGGAAAATGCCACACATCGTGGCGATTTCTGCCACGCTGCTACTGGTCCTCTCCATCGGCTTTCTCATTTGCCTGACCTTGATTTATTCGACCCAACAAGTGATCGCTAAAGCGGAAACCCAGTACAGCGAAAAGCTGGGAATTTTTATTCAGTCGATGTTCGAAACGGTCAAAGAAGTCGAGAGTCCGCAGCAGAAAACAGACACGGAAGCCATCGAATCCGCCGCGCCGGAAATTAGCACACCCCAAACAGCTCCCGCCTCTGACACACAACCTGTGGAAGCCAAAAAACCGGAAACGGGCTGGTTTGGGAAAATGGGAATCAACCTGAATGTCCTGCAGGACCAGATCACGGACTACATGAAAAACGCACTCCGAACCATCGCCATCGGCACGATGCAGACCGCCTTGAACTTCACGACGACTTCCTTTTTCGTCGCGATCTTCGTGATCTTTCTCCTCGCAGGCCGGAATCCCGAGGCGGTCGTCCAGAATGTGATTTACCGGGAAATCGAACAGAAAATCCGCAGCTACATTTCCACCAAACTGATCATCTCGCTGATTACCAGTGTCCTGGTGGGAGTCACGCTGTCCCTGTTCGGCCTGGAACTCGCACTCGTTTTCGCGATCCTGACCTTCCTGCTCAACTTCATTCCTTCGATCGGTTCGATCATTGCCACACTGCTGCCGATTCCCGTCGCCTTTGCCCAATTCTCGGACAGCCCCTGGACCATCGCCGCCGTCATCCTGATTCCGGGCGGCATCCAGATGGTCATCGGAAATGCCATCGAGCCCAAAATCATGGGCGAAGGCCTGCAGTTGCACCCCGTTACCGTTCTACTGGCACTTTCGTTCTGGACACTGCTCTGGGGGCCCATTGGTGCGATCCTCGCCGTCCCGATCACCGCCGCCATCCGAATTGTGCTGATGCGATTCGAATCCGGACAAACCGCCGGCAACTTGCTGGCGGGCATCCTGCCCGGCGAATCGACGTCGGTAGCGTAG
- a CDS encoding IS110 family RNA-guided transposase — protein sequence MFFAGIDLHKQSITVCVVDKDRNVLKRKRLMCANEVAIVAFFKELGCFRAVVEATASHEWFVKLIESLADKVLLAHPGKLRIIAESTQKSDRLDAQILAEFLALGMIPTSYRPTPRQRDHRCLVRQRNTVQRRITSVKNRIRRILSNHNADRRDLFTKAGQQFVRTYDLSAADRFSMNQLIAEWEFFCQQLKAANQALKEFANTAPIRERHQRELLQSIPGVGFVTTEVVLSEIADIDRFDSQKQVVAYAGLAPGQRESAGKSKELHIEKSGSRHLRWALVESAWQLVYRVPRWKTIYERLKKRLKSKKAIVAIARRLLGMMVAIMKSGEPFSATHQPA from the coding sequence ATGTTTTTTGCCGGCATCGACCTTCACAAACAGAGTATCACAGTCTGCGTGGTAGATAAAGATCGCAACGTCTTGAAACGGAAACGGCTAATGTGTGCCAACGAAGTTGCCATCGTCGCTTTTTTTAAGGAATTGGGCTGTTTTCGTGCGGTCGTGGAAGCGACAGCCAGTCACGAGTGGTTCGTGAAACTCATTGAGTCTCTGGCCGATAAGGTCTTACTAGCTCACCCCGGCAAGTTACGGATCATTGCTGAGTCTACCCAAAAGAGTGACCGTCTTGACGCGCAAATCCTGGCCGAGTTTTTAGCACTCGGCATGATTCCCACTTCTTACCGCCCCACACCTCGACAGCGTGATCACCGTTGCCTGGTCCGCCAGCGAAATACAGTTCAACGACGAATTACTTCGGTTAAAAACCGGATACGACGTATTTTAAGTAACCATAATGCAGATCGACGTGATCTGTTTACGAAGGCTGGTCAGCAGTTTGTCAGGACATATGACCTTTCCGCGGCTGACCGGTTTTCCATGAACCAATTGATCGCCGAATGGGAATTCTTTTGTCAGCAATTGAAAGCAGCCAATCAGGCACTGAAAGAATTCGCCAATACTGCTCCGATTCGCGAACGGCACCAGCGGGAACTGCTCCAGAGTATTCCGGGAGTCGGATTTGTAACAACAGAAGTCGTGTTGTCGGAAATTGCAGATATCGATCGTTTCGACTCTCAGAAACAGGTTGTTGCCTATGCCGGTCTGGCACCAGGACAACGAGAAAGTGCTGGTAAGAGTAAAGAGCTTCATATAGAAAAGTCTGGTTCCCGGCATTTACGCTGGGCACTGGTAGAATCAGCGTGGCAGTTGGTTTATCGAGTTCCCCGCTGGAAAACGATCTATGAACGATTGAAAAAACGTTTGAAATCCAAAAAAGCAATCGTCGCCATTGCTCGGCGTTTACTGGGAATGATGGTCGCAATCATGAAGTCAGGTGAACCATTCTCCGCAACACACCAGCCTGCATAA
- a CDS encoding right-handed parallel beta-helix repeat-containing protein: MKPRTLSSVCFITLAMVGLCLFSPADSHRVLSQEQTQQGGRSTRSKTVLDYGARGDGKTDDTAAIQKMVDASVGSLRFPRGRYRFTKPIVIDLNKVGPTSVSGDGTATILMEGAGPAFHFIGTHNGTASPKTVQPVVWEKERTPMVDGIEIVGKHPEAIGITATKTMQMTITRLVVRNALHGIHLFERNRNVAIDDCHLYQNEGVGIYLDKLNLHQVNISDSHISYNKQGGIVVRESEIRNIQIGNCDIEGNMGEDTPPTANILFDISKGSLREGAIFGCTIQHTNNAPDSANVRFIGNGPQDPRKVGNFAIADNSMSDVAVNIHLKHARGITITGNTLWQAYEHNLLVEDSSYIVLGANLLDRNPDYRAPTKNANVFKDCQDCTLNALNIKSTLEVPAGLIVENCERMNITSCSIRECENGGILLKNVRQSRISDCLITEAVGDFAIRVTGGQQNQVTDNLVSGAVEIDPGTAATNNLMLE; the protein is encoded by the coding sequence ATGAAACCGAGAACCCTGTCCTCCGTTTGTTTTATCACACTGGCAATGGTTGGTCTTTGTCTATTTTCTCCCGCCGATTCTCATCGCGTGTTGAGTCAGGAACAGACGCAGCAGGGCGGCCGGTCCACGAGGTCCAAGACAGTACTGGATTATGGTGCGCGCGGGGATGGCAAAACCGACGATACGGCGGCGATTCAAAAAATGGTCGATGCGTCCGTTGGTTCGCTGCGGTTTCCGCGAGGCCGCTATCGCTTCACCAAACCGATTGTGATTGATCTCAACAAAGTGGGCCCAACTTCCGTTTCCGGAGATGGGACTGCGACGATTTTGATGGAAGGAGCAGGGCCGGCGTTTCATTTTATTGGCACACACAACGGAACCGCCAGCCCAAAAACCGTCCAGCCGGTTGTCTGGGAAAAAGAACGAACGCCGATGGTCGACGGCATCGAAATTGTCGGCAAGCACCCCGAAGCAATAGGGATCACCGCCACCAAAACGATGCAGATGACAATTACGCGGCTGGTGGTGCGTAACGCCCTGCATGGGATTCACCTCTTTGAACGCAACCGGAACGTGGCCATCGACGATTGCCATCTGTATCAGAATGAAGGAGTGGGCATTTATCTGGATAAGCTGAACCTGCATCAGGTCAACATTTCCGATTCGCATATCAGCTACAACAAGCAGGGGGGCATCGTCGTTCGCGAAAGTGAAATCCGCAACATTCAGATCGGCAATTGTGACATTGAAGGCAACATGGGTGAAGATACGCCGCCGACCGCGAATATTCTGTTTGATATCTCGAAAGGCTCGCTACGCGAAGGGGCGATCTTTGGTTGCACAATTCAGCATACCAACAACGCGCCCGATTCAGCCAACGTACGGTTTATCGGTAACGGCCCCCAGGACCCACGGAAGGTCGGGAACTTTGCGATCGCCGACAATTCGATGAGCGACGTCGCCGTAAATATTCATCTAAAGCATGCCCGTGGCATCACGATCACCGGCAATACCCTGTGGCAGGCCTACGAACATAATCTGCTCGTCGAAGATTCCTCGTACATCGTGCTGGGCGCAAATCTGCTGGATCGCAACCCCGACTATCGAGCCCCCACAAAAAACGCGAACGTCTTCAAAGACTGTCAGGACTGCACGCTTAACGCGTTGAATATCAAGTCCACCCTGGAAGTTCCCGCCGGTTTGATTGTAGAGAATTGCGAGCGGATGAATATCACGAGCTGCTCAATACGCGAATGCGAGAACGGCGGCATCCTGCTGAAGAACGTCAGGCAGTCCCGCATTTCCGACTGTCTGATTACCGAAGCGGTTGGCGACTTCGCTATTCGCGTGACCGGCGGGCAGCAGAACCAAGTGACCGATAATCTGGTCTCCGGTGCTGTTGAAATTGATCCGGGGACGGCCGCGACGAATAATCTGATGTTGGAGTGA